One window of the Clostridium sp. MB40-C1 genome contains the following:
- a CDS encoding GyrI-like domain-containing protein translates to MNYKVEIKYIEPIRVASMRYKGIVTEASKVFPNVFKAIRGKVNGAPFFYYYVMDQDSKIGEIELCVPTAETPNINGVNIKEIPRIKAISVTHVGPYETMQQAYEAIHHYSQENNLSLQPPFREVFIKGPGMIIKGNPNKYITEILFPLKEEE, encoded by the coding sequence ATGAATTATAAAGTTGAAATTAAATATATTGAACCTATTAGAGTAGCCTCAATGCGTTATAAGGGGATTGTTACTGAAGCATCAAAAGTGTTCCCTAATGTGTTTAAAGCTATAAGGGGAAAAGTAAATGGAGCACCTTTTTTCTATTACTATGTAATGGATCAAGATAGCAAAATTGGAGAAATAGAACTATGTGTCCCCACTGCTGAAACTCCAAACATCAATGGTGTTAACATAAAAGAAATTCCAAGAATAAAAGCTATCTCTGTTACCCACGTGGGGCCTTATGAAACCATGCAACAAGCATACGAAGCAATTCACCACTATTCACAGGAAAATAACCTTTCCTTACAACCACCCTTTCGAGAAGTATTTATAAAAGGACCAGGAATGATAATAAAAGGCAATCCAAATAAATACATTACAGAAATCTTGTTCCCATTGAAAGAGGAGGAATAA
- a CDS encoding ABC transporter ATP-binding protein, whose product MLAIEINKLVKQYKNGVRALDDLSLKVNSGEIFSLLGPNGAGKSSLINILTTFYKPTSGNVTMLGKDLCKEPAWVRAQIACVAQRVSIDEHLSLMENMLFQSRLYKVDPQVAKERINSLIDSFELFGYLKYPTASYSGGVKRRLDIAMNMVSMPKILFLDEPTVGMDVDSRRAMWKMLLKIRDEYETTIFLTTHYLEEADQLSDTICIMKEGKELAQGTPNRLRGYIRQNMLRITFPSREEAKKYKDTLNSLGIIKFASIRGNSVVVGVDDSRTAFTAVNKWLLARNAVFDAIEIVEPSLEDVFLALTNSEKSIEEGWKC is encoded by the coding sequence ATGTTAGCAATTGAAATCAACAAATTAGTTAAGCAGTACAAGAATGGTGTTAGAGCATTAGATGATTTAAGTCTTAAAGTAAACAGTGGAGAAATTTTTTCGTTGCTAGGACCAAATGGTGCGGGAAAATCTTCCCTTATAAACATTCTGACAACCTTTTACAAACCAACCTCTGGGAATGTAACGATGCTTGGAAAAGATTTATGTAAGGAACCTGCCTGGGTACGTGCACAGATTGCTTGTGTTGCTCAGCGTGTTTCTATTGATGAGCACTTGTCTCTTATGGAGAATATGCTGTTTCAAAGCAGGCTGTACAAAGTAGACCCCCAGGTGGCAAAAGAAAGAATTAATTCTTTGATTGATAGCTTTGAACTTTTTGGGTATTTAAAGTATCCTACTGCATCCTATTCAGGAGGAGTGAAACGTAGACTAGACATAGCCATGAATATGGTATCAATGCCTAAGATTTTATTTTTGGATGAGCCTACAGTTGGTATGGATGTTGATTCACGTAGAGCTATGTGGAAAATGCTTCTGAAAATTCGAGATGAATATGAAACAACTATTTTCCTTACAACCCACTATCTTGAGGAGGCCGACCAACTGAGCGATACCATATGCATCATGAAAGAGGGTAAAGAATTAGCTCAAGGAACTCCTAACAGATTACGAGGATACATTAGGCAAAATATGCTTCGTATCACATTTCCCAGCAGGGAAGAAGCAAAAAAATACAAAGATACTCTTAATAGCCTGGGAATCATTAAGTTTGCCAGTATACGAGGTAACTCTGTTGTTGTAGGAGTAGATGACAGCAGAACCGCTTTTACAGCTGTAAACAAGTGGCTTTTGGCTCGTAATGCAGTGTTTGATGCAATCGAAATTGTAGAACCCAGTCTAGAAGATGTGTTTTTAGCATTGACTAATTCAGAAAAAAGTATTGAGGAGGGATGGAAATGTTAA
- a CDS encoding ABC transporter permease — MLNIMWRNMKWRLKNPISIIVTILQPILWLVLYSTVASQTMQNVGVNNYTAFVLPGIIFLVIFSASCSGGIINFIMKSSGSFYRNLIAPVSRSSIVLGQILEVILLSFIEVAILFVVGLFFSVKVASGITGIALIILLIFMTAFFLSGLAYSISLCLPNEIIYETIMTAIILPIFFLSTALFPSENLSGSLAVAVKLNPFTYIINALRSLLFKETIILGDILPVMILFVVLCCGSFTLAILRLKKETAH, encoded by the coding sequence ATGTTAAATATTATGTGGAGAAATATGAAATGGCGTTTGAAAAACCCCATTTCTATTATAGTTACCATACTACAACCTATTCTTTGGCTTGTTTTATATAGTACTGTAGCAAGCCAAACAATGCAAAACGTAGGAGTTAACAATTACACTGCTTTTGTTCTCCCTGGCATCATATTTCTCGTAATCTTTTCTGCCAGCTGCAGTGGAGGTATCATCAATTTTATTATGAAATCTAGTGGCAGCTTTTATAGAAACTTGATTGCACCTGTAAGTCGAAGCTCCATTGTACTTGGACAAATACTAGAGGTTATACTGCTTTCCTTTATAGAAGTAGCAATTTTATTTGTTGTAGGTCTGTTTTTCTCGGTAAAGGTAGCATCGGGCATCACCGGGATAGCGCTCATTATACTGCTAATCTTTATGACAGCATTTTTCTTATCAGGACTTGCCTATTCCATAAGTCTTTGTCTTCCAAATGAAATAATTTATGAGACAATTATGACTGCCATTATACTACCTATCTTTTTTTTAAGCACAGCCCTTTTCCCTTCAGAAAACTTATCTGGAAGCTTAGCTGTAGCTGTGAAGCTGAATCCATTTACGTATATTATTAATGCTTTGCGTAGTTTATTATTCAAAGAGACTATTATATTAGGAGACATCCTTCCGGTCATGATACTATTTGTAGTGCTATGCTGTGGCAGTTTTACACTAGCAATATTGAGACTTAAAAAGGAAACTGCCCACTAA
- a CDS encoding GyrI-like domain-containing protein: MKHEWRKHEKELYAPKETPQLLSVPRQKFFMIKGRGNPNDEDFSDRIGVLYSLSYAVRMMPKSGFVPNGHFEYTVYPLEGIWEECDTSDKSTFSYTIMMRQPDFVTEDVVKKAFEIASVKKPNPLLKEAYYDEIEEGLSVQVLHIGDYDDEPESFEKIITYMKENKLQKRGKTHREIYLSDARKVERNKLKTILRYMVK, from the coding sequence ATTACTATCTGTTCCGAGACAAAAGTTTTTTATGATTAAAGGAAGAGGAAATCCTAATGATGAAGATTTTTCAGATAGAATAGGGGTTTTATACTCTTTATCATATGCTGTTAGAATGATGCCTAAAAGTGGATTTGTACCAAATGGACATTTTGAATACACTGTATATCCACTTGAAGGAATTTGGGAAGAGTGTGATACAAGTGATAAATCTACGTTTTCATATACAATCATGATGAGGCAACCAGATTTTGTTACAGAGGATGTTGTAAAGAAAGCCTTTGAGATAGCAAGTGTGAAAAAACCAAACCCACTTCTAAAAGAAGCTTATTATGATGAAATTGAGGAAGGGCTTTCAGTACAAGTTCTTCACATAGGTGATTATGATGATGAGCCAGAAAGCTTTGAAAAGATAATCACCTATATGAAGGAAAACAAATTACAAAAGAGAGGGAAAACTCACAGAGAAATATATTTGTCAGATGCAAGAAAAGTAGAACGTAATAAATTAAAAACAATACTGCGATACATGGTTAAATAA